The following are encoded in a window of Longimicrobiaceae bacterium genomic DNA:
- the asnB gene encoding asparagine synthase (glutamine-hydrolyzing) encodes MCGLAGFLDSRPASAGEMQRRAGRMSAALAHRGPDDDGVFVEAEAGIALAFRRLAIVDLSPAGHQPMRSGSGRFVMAFNGEVYNHVELRRELERDGAQFRGHSDTEVMLAAFERWGVEASLKRFVGMFAIALWDVRLRRLHVARDRMGIKPLYVHHAGGCVAFASEPRAFAADPAFRPEADPASVAAYLRYLYVPAPGSIFRGVTRLPAGTVLTIDDAAAPLPEPRPFWSVEEAARHGIANPFSGDDDEAADEVERVIADAVRLRMRADVPLGAFLSGGIDSSLVVSLMQAWSARPVKTFTIGFDAAEHDESAHAAAVARHLGTEHTSVTLTGDDALASIPDLPRLFDEPLADPSLIPTLLVSRVARRDVTVALSGDGGDELFAGYNRYVSGERAIRRAVRIPSPVRRALAGGLSAPSPAAWDRMYAAVAPLLPASARARLPGDKAHKLAALLRQPGAAGMYRSLLSQWGEPERVARGAREPAGVVERVMGGGAMPLMERMQLADQLGYLPDDLLAKLDRASMSVGLEARVPLLDHRVAELAWSLPRALRVRGGEGKWILRRILHRHVPPALVDRPKTGFTVPLDAWLRGPLRQWASDLLSPATVRRSGLLDANAADAAWRDFQAGRGRGGLAIWAVLVLLQWHEQWVQAPAREPERRPVAVV; translated from the coding sequence ATGTGCGGCCTCGCCGGCTTCCTCGACTCCCGCCCCGCCAGCGCCGGGGAGATGCAGCGCCGCGCGGGCCGCATGTCCGCCGCGCTCGCGCACCGCGGGCCGGACGACGACGGCGTGTTCGTGGAAGCCGAGGCCGGCATCGCGCTCGCCTTCCGCCGCCTCGCCATCGTCGACCTCTCCCCCGCCGGCCACCAGCCGATGCGCTCGGGCTCGGGCCGCTTCGTGATGGCGTTCAACGGCGAGGTCTACAACCACGTGGAATTGCGCCGCGAGCTGGAGAGGGACGGCGCGCAGTTCCGCGGGCACTCGGACACGGAGGTGATGCTGGCCGCGTTCGAGCGCTGGGGCGTGGAGGCGTCGCTGAAGCGGTTCGTGGGGATGTTCGCCATCGCGCTGTGGGACGTGCGGCTGCGGCGGCTGCACGTGGCGCGCGACCGCATGGGCATCAAGCCGCTGTACGTGCACCATGCCGGGGGATGCGTGGCGTTCGCGTCGGAGCCCCGCGCCTTCGCGGCGGACCCGGCGTTCCGGCCCGAGGCCGATCCCGCGTCCGTCGCCGCGTACCTGCGCTACCTGTACGTGCCCGCGCCGGGCAGCATCTTCCGCGGCGTCACGCGTCTGCCCGCCGGGACAGTGCTGACGATCGACGACGCCGCCGCGCCGCTGCCCGAGCCGCGCCCGTTCTGGTCTGTCGAGGAGGCCGCGCGCCACGGCATCGCCAACCCATTTTCGGGAGATGACGACGAGGCGGCGGACGAGGTGGAGCGAGTGATCGCCGACGCCGTGCGCCTGCGGATGCGGGCCGACGTGCCGCTGGGCGCCTTCCTCTCCGGCGGCATCGACTCGTCGCTCGTCGTCTCGCTGATGCAGGCGTGGTCCGCGCGGCCGGTGAAGACGTTCACCATCGGCTTCGACGCGGCCGAGCACGACGAGTCCGCGCACGCCGCCGCCGTCGCGCGCCACCTGGGCACCGAGCACACGTCGGTCACGCTGACGGGGGACGATGCGCTCGCGTCGATTCCCGACCTGCCGCGGCTGTTCGACGAGCCGCTGGCGGACCCTTCGCTCATCCCCACGCTGCTCGTCTCCCGCGTGGCGCGGAGGGACGTGACCGTCGCGCTCTCCGGCGACGGCGGCGACGAGCTGTTCGCGGGCTACAACCGCTACGTGTCCGGCGAGCGCGCGATCCGCCGCGCCGTCCGCATCCCATCTCCCGTGCGACGTGCCCTCGCTGGCGGACTCTCCGCGCCGTCGCCTGCGGCGTGGGACCGGATGTACGCCGCCGTCGCGCCGCTGCTGCCCGCCTCCGCGCGCGCACGGCTGCCGGGCGACAAGGCGCACAAGCTCGCGGCGCTGCTCCGCCAGCCGGGCGCCGCGGGGATGTACCGCTCGCTGCTGTCGCAGTGGGGCGAGCCGGAGCGCGTGGCCCGCGGCGCGCGCGAGCCGGCCGGCGTGGTGGAGCGGGTGATGGGCGGCGGCGCGATGCCGCTGATGGAGCGCATGCAGCTGGCCGACCAGCTCGGCTACCTGCCGGACGACCTGCTCGCGAAGCTGGACCGCGCCAGCATGTCCGTGGGCCTGGAGGCGCGCGTCCCGCTGCTGGACCATCGCGTGGCGGAGCTTGCGTGGTCGCTCCCGCGCGCACTCCGCGTGCGTGGCGGCGAGGGCAAGTGGATCCTGCGCCGCATCCTGCACCGCCACGTCCCGCCCGCGCTGGTGGACCGCCCCAAGACCGGCTTCACCGTGCCGCTGGACGCCTGGCTGCGCGGCCCCCTGCGCCAGTGGGCGAGCGACCTGCTCTCCCCCGCCACCGTCCGCCGCTCCGGCCTTCTCGACGCGAACGCGGCGGATGCGGCGTGGCGCGACTTCCAGGCAGGGCGCGGGCGCGGCGGCCTGGCGATCTGGGCCGTCCTCGTCCTCCTCCA
- a CDS encoding NAD-dependent epimerase/dehydratase gives MPAISPARPADPPAAPKPGEGYPHGYRGARVLLTGATGFLGRWVWRALADAGAEVHAAGRSREALDAAQRDGLPGQAVVADLARPGALREVHARVRPAITFNLAAYGVDPAERNAVLSLRINADLAAECAAAAAERDDAPAWDGQRLVHVGSGFEYGTVRGMVDEATLPAPGTPYGMSKLQGTRLVTGARSRLRLRATTVRLFTVYGEGEHPRRLLPSLLAAAGTGETVEMTPGGQLRDFTWAGDCAEGLLRTGLLRQAPPVLNLATGVCTTVRRFAEAAMAAAAIQADAVQFGALPYRADEERQGPVSVALARRTLGWVPTTSVEEGIRLTLDAVHGHAGAAA, from the coding sequence ATGCCCGCCATCTCCCCCGCCCGCCCCGCCGACCCGCCCGCCGCGCCGAAACCCGGCGAAGGCTATCCGCACGGCTACCGCGGCGCCCGCGTGCTGCTCACCGGCGCCACCGGCTTCCTGGGCCGCTGGGTCTGGCGCGCCCTGGCCGACGCGGGCGCCGAGGTGCACGCCGCCGGCCGCAGCCGCGAGGCGCTGGACGCCGCGCAGCGCGACGGGCTGCCCGGCCAGGCCGTCGTGGCCGACCTCGCCCGCCCCGGCGCCCTGCGCGAGGTGCACGCGCGCGTCCGCCCCGCGATCACGTTCAACCTGGCCGCGTACGGCGTCGACCCGGCCGAGCGCAACGCCGTGCTCTCGCTGCGCATCAACGCCGACCTGGCCGCCGAGTGCGCCGCCGCGGCCGCCGAGCGCGACGACGCGCCCGCGTGGGACGGGCAGCGGCTGGTGCACGTGGGCTCCGGCTTCGAGTACGGCACGGTACGCGGGATGGTGGACGAGGCAACGCTGCCCGCGCCGGGTACGCCGTACGGCATGAGCAAGCTGCAGGGCACGCGTCTGGTCACCGGCGCCCGCTCCCGCCTGCGCCTCCGCGCCACGACCGTGCGCCTCTTCACCGTCTACGGCGAGGGCGAGCACCCGCGGCGCCTCCTGCCCTCGCTCCTGGCCGCCGCGGGCACGGGCGAGACGGTGGAGATGACGCCCGGCGGCCAGCTTCGCGACTTCACCTGGGCGGGCGACTGCGCCGAGGGGCTGCTGCGCACGGGGCTCTTGCGCCAGGCGCCTCCCGTGCTGAATCTTGCGACAGGTGTTTGCACCACCGTCCGCCGCTTCGCCGAGGCCGCCATGGCCGCCGCCGCGATCCAGGCAGATGCCGTGCAGTTCGGCGCCCTCCCCTACCGCGCGGACGAGGAGCGGCAGGGGCCCGTGAGCGTGGCCCTCGCCCGCCGCACCCTCGGCTGGGTCCCCACCACGTCGGTCGAAGAAGGCATCCGCCTCACCCTCGATGCCGTTCACGGGCACGCGGGAGCCGCCGCGTGA